Proteins encoded together in one Gemmatimonadetes bacterium T265 window:
- a CDS encoding stage V sporulation protein E translates to MTAVAIPLDATPASRADVRERWKMGVEARALVLVTAALLAFGLVVLFSASAIVAMQEGRGSAHYLWRQLQGIAAGAVVFAVAAKLDAERWKRWAWPIMAAAYVTMMLTVLPFTRRIAPPIHGSRRFLLGGSIQPSEFAKLAVIVWTSMLLAKKLETGQLRRLTKGLFPFLVVVGGLAVMGALEPDLSIAMTFVLIMAIILFAGGVRIGHFIALGVLSVPVLWREVEKLQYVMLRIFAFLGTGDARAEVNYQLKQSLLAVGSGGWFGVGYAQGRQQYGFLPFPYSDFVGSNVGEEWGFVGIVLLTLAYAAYTWLGFRIARQATTRFQQLVAVGLTTMTSLTAYLHIGVVIGLLPTTGLTLPFISYGRSNLILSMLMTGVLVNIGSERQRIVGEGATDPLAR, encoded by the coding sequence ATGACCGCGGTCGCCATACCCCTCGACGCCACGCCCGCCTCGCGCGCCGACGTGCGCGAGCGGTGGAAAATGGGGGTCGAGGCGCGCGCGCTCGTCCTCGTCACGGCCGCGCTGCTCGCGTTCGGGCTCGTCGTCCTCTTCAGCGCGAGCGCGATCGTCGCGATGCAGGAGGGACGCGGGAGCGCGCACTACCTGTGGCGTCAGCTGCAGGGCATCGCGGCCGGGGCCGTCGTGTTCGCGGTCGCCGCGAAGCTGGACGCGGAGCGGTGGAAGCGGTGGGCGTGGCCGATCATGGCCGCGGCGTACGTGACGATGATGCTGACCGTGCTGCCATTCACGCGGCGCATCGCGCCGCCGATCCACGGCTCGCGCCGCTTCCTCCTCGGCGGGTCGATCCAGCCGTCGGAGTTCGCGAAGCTCGCGGTCATCGTCTGGACGTCGATGCTGCTCGCGAAGAAGCTCGAGACCGGGCAGCTGCGCCGGCTGACGAAGGGGCTGTTCCCGTTCCTCGTCGTCGTCGGCGGGCTCGCGGTGATGGGCGCGCTCGAGCCCGACCTGTCGATCGCGATGACGTTCGTGCTGATCATGGCGATCATCCTCTTCGCCGGCGGCGTGCGGATCGGACACTTCATCGCGCTGGGCGTCCTCAGCGTCCCGGTGCTGTGGCGCGAGGTGGAGAAGCTGCAGTACGTCATGCTCCGGATCTTCGCGTTCCTCGGCACGGGCGACGCGCGCGCGGAGGTGAACTACCAGCTCAAGCAGTCGTTGCTCGCCGTCGGCTCGGGCGGCTGGTTCGGGGTCGGGTACGCGCAGGGGCGGCAGCAGTACGGCTTCCTGCCGTTCCCGTATTCCGATTTCGTCGGGAGTAACGTCGGCGAGGAGTGGGGGTTCGTCGGGATCGTGCTGCTCACGCTGGCGTACGCGGCGTACACGTGGCTCGGCTTCCGCATCGCGCGCCAGGCGACGACGCGCTTTCAGCAACTGGTCGCCGTCGGGTTGACGACGATGACGTCGCTCACGGCGTACCTGCACATCGGGGTCGTGATCGGGCTGCTGCCGACGACCGGCCTCACGCTCCCGTTCATCTCGTACGGCCGCTCGAACCTCATCCTCTCGATGCTGATGACCGGCGTCCTCGTGAACATCGGGAGCGAGCGGCAGCGGATCGTGGGCGAGGGCGCGACGGACCCGCTGGCCCGGTGA
- a CDS encoding cell division protein FtsZ, giving the protein MIFELEESATQNARMKVVGVGGGGGNAVNRMIEEHLEGVEFISVNTDAQALLGSKSDVKIQIGKKLTRGLGAGARPEIGRQAVDENRDEVSRVVANTDLVFITCGMGGGTGTGAAPVVAELAREAGSLTVGIVTKPFLFEGRKRMRQAEQGISEMRKHVDTMIVVPNERLLAVVGKGIPFQDALKKADEVLLHATQGISSLISVTGLVNVDFADVRTVMQNGGSALMGTGMGRGENRAMEAAQQAISSPLLDNVSVSGATGVLVNITGGADLTLGEVHQINEIVHDAVGDDAEIIFGAVHEPAMQGEIRVTVIATGFDKVLALGGASAGDAAKGPNVLPFNRDGRDRTPLGGSRVISPTPRAAPAAEAPRTRPATYAPPERLPVQDLSDMEIPTFIRRQMD; this is encoded by the coding sequence ATGATTTTCGAGCTTGAGGAGAGCGCCACGCAGAACGCCCGCATGAAGGTCGTGGGCGTCGGCGGCGGCGGCGGCAACGCCGTCAACCGCATGATCGAGGAGCACCTGGAAGGTGTCGAGTTCATCTCGGTCAACACGGACGCGCAGGCGCTCCTCGGTTCGAAGAGTGACGTTAAGATTCAGATTGGTAAGAAACTGACGCGCGGGCTCGGCGCCGGGGCGCGCCCGGAGATCGGGCGCCAGGCGGTCGACGAGAACCGTGACGAGGTCAGTCGCGTCGTGGCGAACACGGACCTCGTGTTTATCACCTGCGGGATGGGCGGGGGCACCGGCACGGGCGCCGCGCCCGTCGTCGCGGAGCTGGCGCGCGAGGCGGGATCGCTCACGGTCGGGATCGTGACCAAGCCGTTCCTCTTCGAGGGGCGCAAGCGGATGCGCCAGGCGGAGCAGGGGATCAGCGAGATGCGCAAGCACGTCGACACGATGATCGTCGTGCCTAACGAGCGCCTGCTCGCGGTCGTCGGCAAGGGGATCCCGTTCCAGGACGCGCTGAAGAAGGCGGACGAGGTGCTGCTGCACGCGACGCAGGGGATCTCGTCGCTCATCTCGGTCACGGGGCTCGTCAACGTGGACTTCGCCGACGTGCGCACGGTGATGCAGAACGGCGGCTCCGCGCTCATGGGCACCGGGATGGGCCGCGGGGAGAACCGCGCGATGGAGGCCGCACAGCAGGCGATCTCGTCGCCGCTGCTCGACAACGTGAGCGTGTCGGGGGCCACCGGCGTCCTCGTCAACATCACAGGCGGCGCCGACCTCACGTTGGGCGAGGTGCACCAGATCAACGAGATCGTGCACGACGCGGTGGGCGACGACGCGGAGATCATCTTCGGCGCGGTGCACGAGCCGGCGATGCAGGGCGAGATCCGCGTGACGGTGATCGCGACCGGCTTCGACAAGGTGCTCGCGCTCGGCGGCGCCTCGGCCGGCGACGCGGCAAAGGGGCCGAACGTGCTGCCGTTCAACCGCGACGGGCGCGACCGCACGCCGCTCGGCGGGTCGCGCGTCATCTCGCCGACGCCGCGCGCGGCTCCTGCCGCAGAGGCGCCGCGTACGCGGCCGGCGACGTACGCGCCGCCGGAGCGACTGCCGGTGCAGGACCTGAGCGACATGGAGATCCCGACGTTCATCCGCCGCCAGATGGACTGA
- the murG gene encoding UDP-N-acetylglucosamine--N-acetylmuramyl-(pentapeptide) pyrophosphoryl-undecaprenol N-acetylglucosamine transferase translates to MIRLVVTGGGTGGHLYPGLAIARAVVALDAGVEPVFVGARRGIERDVLPTTEFRHELLDLHPFYRARPWENWRTVAGGLRAWRALGALFAREGPGAVLGTGGYAAGAALAYAVAHGVPAMLQEADSYPGATTRIVARRAAEVFLGFPEAAARLRPGPRTRVHAFGNPIEPPPPADARPSSGAAKRAWGFAPDAYVVLAFGGSQGARALNEALAGWVGDGVPDGVALLWATGNNQFGPYAAFDGASDGRVRVVPYLAPIARAYEAADLAVTRAGAMTIAELCAWGLPSVLVPLPTAAADHQSRNARTLAAAGAALHVRQSELGAARLGAIVAELRADPGRVATMRGAALARGRPDAAARIARRVVEVLRGQQRGGDRSDASFGAPVGLRSDATRAS, encoded by the coding sequence GTGATCCGGCTCGTCGTGACCGGCGGCGGGACGGGGGGGCATCTCTACCCGGGGCTCGCGATCGCGCGCGCCGTCGTCGCGCTCGACGCCGGCGTCGAACCGGTGTTCGTCGGCGCGCGCCGTGGGATCGAGCGGGACGTGCTGCCGACGACGGAGTTCCGCCACGAGCTGCTCGACCTGCACCCGTTCTACCGCGCGCGGCCGTGGGAGAACTGGCGCACGGTCGCGGGCGGGCTGCGCGCGTGGCGGGCGTTAGGCGCCCTGTTCGCCCGCGAGGGTCCCGGCGCGGTGTTGGGCACGGGCGGGTACGCGGCCGGCGCCGCGCTCGCCTACGCCGTCGCGCACGGCGTCCCCGCGATGTTGCAGGAGGCGGACAGCTACCCCGGCGCGACGACGCGGATCGTGGCGCGCCGCGCTGCGGAGGTGTTCCTCGGCTTCCCCGAGGCGGCCGCGCGCCTCCGCCCGGGGCCGCGCACGCGCGTGCACGCGTTCGGCAACCCGATCGAGCCGCCGCCGCCGGCCGATGCGCGGCCGTCCTCGGGCGCGGCCAAGCGCGCGTGGGGGTTCGCGCCGGACGCGTACGTGGTGCTCGCGTTCGGCGGCAGCCAGGGCGCGCGCGCGCTGAACGAGGCGCTCGCCGGCTGGGTGGGCGACGGCGTTCCCGACGGCGTCGCGCTGCTCTGGGCGACGGGGAACAACCAGTTCGGGCCGTACGCGGCGTTCGACGGCGCGTCGGACGGACGCGTGCGCGTCGTGCCGTATCTCGCGCCGATCGCGCGCGCGTACGAGGCGGCCGACCTCGCGGTGACGCGCGCGGGCGCGATGACGATCGCCGAACTGTGCGCGTGGGGGCTGCCGAGCGTCCTCGTGCCGTTGCCGACGGCCGCGGCCGACCACCAGAGCCGGAACGCGCGCACGCTCGCCGCCGCGGGTGCGGCGCTGCACGTGCGGCAGTCTGAGCTCGGCGCGGCGCGCCTCGGCGCGATCGTTGCCGAGCTCCGCGCCGACCCGGGGCGGGTGGCGACGATGCGGGGGGCCGCGCTCGCCCGCGGCCGCCCGGACGCGGCGGCGCGGATCGCGCGGCGCGTGGTCGAGGTCTTGCGTGGGCAGCAGCGCGGCGGCGACCGGTCCGACGCGTCGTTCGGGGCGCCGGTGGGCTTGCGATCCGACGCGACTCGCGCGTCTTGA
- the ftsA gene encoding cell division protein FtsA, whose protein sequence is MKQERIVAGLDIGSARTTAVIAEVVGERPRRPGVRVLGVGQARTTGLRRGAIADIEEATRSVRTALDEAERMAGARPDGVYCGIAGEHVRAVTSQGIVAVAGDEITRADVERVNGVARALAIPPDRELLHAIPQEYTVDRTSGIQDPVGMGGMRLETEMYLVTIGSQPAANVRKAVERAGHRVRELVLEPLASALAVLTEDEKELGVALVEMGASETDVAVFHEGKIRHLATVPYGGGHVTSDLVHGVNVSHADAEQLKEQYGAALEALVGTDEVIALPGTATHASREVPRELLAHIIHQRLDEIFDLVVRGVHEAGFGGKVGAGYVLTGGGAELLGTAELARDVFGATVRVGRPLDTLTGLREALDTPREATVAGLALYGASRAALGGVVAPSGAVRRPAASGPGVEKWAARLKLWLQDFF, encoded by the coding sequence ATGAAGCAGGAACGTATCGTCGCCGGACTCGACATCGGGTCGGCGCGCACGACGGCCGTGATCGCCGAAGTCGTCGGCGAGCGGCCGCGCCGCCCGGGCGTGCGCGTGTTAGGCGTCGGGCAGGCGCGGACGACGGGGCTCCGCCGCGGCGCGATCGCCGACATCGAGGAGGCGACGCGCTCGGTGCGCACCGCGCTCGACGAGGCGGAGCGGATGGCGGGCGCGCGGCCGGACGGCGTGTACTGCGGCATCGCGGGCGAGCACGTGCGCGCGGTCACGAGCCAGGGGATCGTCGCGGTGGCCGGCGACGAGATCACGCGCGCCGACGTCGAGCGGGTGAACGGGGTGGCGCGCGCCCTCGCGATCCCGCCGGACCGCGAGTTGCTGCACGCGATCCCGCAGGAGTACACGGTCGACCGCACGTCGGGGATCCAGGACCCGGTCGGGATGGGCGGCATGCGGCTCGAGACGGAGATGTACCTCGTGACGATCGGGAGCCAGCCGGCGGCGAACGTGCGCAAGGCGGTCGAGCGCGCCGGCCACCGCGTGCGCGAGCTGGTGCTGGAGCCGCTCGCGAGTGCGCTCGCCGTCCTGACCGAGGACGAGAAGGAGTTAGGCGTCGCGCTCGTCGAGATGGGCGCGTCGGAGACCGACGTCGCGGTGTTCCACGAGGGGAAGATCCGCCACCTCGCGACCGTCCCGTACGGCGGCGGGCACGTGACGAGCGACCTCGTACACGGCGTGAACGTGTCGCACGCCGACGCCGAGCAGTTGAAGGAGCAGTACGGCGCGGCGCTCGAGGCGTTGGTCGGCACGGACGAGGTTATCGCGCTCCCCGGGACGGCCACGCACGCGAGCCGCGAGGTGCCGCGCGAACTGCTGGCCCATATCATCCACCAGCGGCTCGACGAGATCTTCGACCTCGTCGTGCGCGGCGTCCACGAGGCGGGGTTCGGCGGCAAGGTGGGGGCGGGCTACGTGCTCACGGGCGGCGGCGCGGAGTTGCTGGGGACGGCGGAGCTCGCGCGCGACGTGTTCGGGGCGACCGTGCGCGTGGGGCGCCCGCTCGACACCCTGACGGGGCTTCGCGAGGCGCTCGACACGCCGCGGGAGGCGACGGTCGCCGGGCTCGCGCTGTACGGCGCGTCGCGCGCCGCGTTGGGCGGGGTCGTGGCGCCGTCGGGCGCGGTGCGGCGGCCGGCCGCGAGCGGGCCGGGGGTGGAAAAATGGGCCGCGCGGCTGAAGCTCTGGCTGCAGGATTTCTTCTGA
- the murD gene encoding UDP-N-acetylmuramoylalanine--D-glutamate ligase, with amino-acid sequence MNLGIFRGRAPGEVAVVGLGKSGRSAAELLARDGHRVYASDAGSGPGARAAADVLATSGVDVEVGGHDLARVARAALVVASPGVPPDAAPLAAARSAGVPVVGEVEVALHYLPDLHYVAVTGTNGKTTTTALVGHLLRTLGRDAVDAGNIGTPLAELALRPRPPAWAALELSSFQLHDTPSVRPTVGVVTNLAPDHLDRYGSVDEYYADKARLFANADARSRWVLNGDDPAVLALPARSARAALAGDVFTFAVAGEADATYDRAVDALTLFGDVLLRRGELALLGDHNVANALAAALAVSVADTDHRTPEARARLADALRTFRALPNRMEVVGTFGGVTWINDSKATNVSSTCVALDGMRQPYVLLLGGRHKGEPYTALAGPFARAGRVVLAYGEAAPVVARDLGGSVPVEVMGRDFAEVCGRARALARPGDAVLLSPACSSFDMFANYEARGAAFRALAAASA; translated from the coding sequence GTGAACCTCGGGATCTTTCGCGGGCGGGCGCCGGGCGAGGTCGCCGTCGTCGGACTCGGGAAGAGCGGGCGCAGCGCGGCCGAGTTGCTCGCGCGCGACGGGCACCGGGTGTACGCGTCGGACGCCGGCTCCGGCCCGGGCGCGCGCGCGGCCGCGGACGTGCTCGCGACGTCCGGCGTCGACGTGGAGGTTGGCGGGCACGACCTCGCCCGCGTCGCGCGCGCGGCGCTCGTCGTCGCGAGCCCGGGTGTGCCGCCCGACGCGGCGCCACTCGCCGCTGCGCGGAGCGCCGGCGTCCCGGTCGTCGGCGAGGTCGAGGTCGCGCTACACTACCTTCCAGACCTGCACTACGTCGCGGTGACCGGCACGAACGGGAAGACGACGACGACGGCGCTCGTCGGGCACCTCCTGCGCACGTTAGGCCGCGACGCGGTGGACGCGGGCAACATCGGGACGCCGCTAGCCGAACTCGCGCTCCGGCCGCGGCCGCCGGCGTGGGCGGCCCTGGAGCTGTCGTCGTTCCAGCTACACGACACGCCGAGCGTGCGGCCGACGGTCGGCGTCGTGACGAACCTCGCGCCGGACCACCTGGACCGGTACGGCTCGGTGGACGAGTACTACGCCGACAAGGCGCGGCTGTTCGCAAACGCCGACGCGCGCTCGCGCTGGGTGCTGAACGGCGACGACCCCGCCGTGCTCGCGCTCCCCGCGCGCTCGGCGCGCGCCGCGCTCGCGGGGGACGTGTTCACGTTCGCGGTCGCCGGCGAGGCCGATGCGACGTACGACCGTGCGGTCGACGCGCTCACGCTGTTCGGCGACGTGCTGCTCCGGCGCGGCGAGCTCGCGCTACTCGGCGACCACAACGTCGCGAACGCGCTCGCGGCGGCGCTCGCCGTGAGCGTCGCCGACACGGACCACCGCACACCCGAGGCGCGCGCGCGTCTTGCGGACGCGCTGCGCACTTTCCGCGCGCTCCCGAACCGGATGGAGGTCGTGGGCACGTTCGGCGGCGTGACGTGGATCAACGACTCGAAGGCGACCAACGTCAGTTCGACATGCGTCGCCCTCGACGGCATGCGGCAGCCTTACGTGTTGCTGCTCGGCGGCCGCCACAAGGGCGAGCCGTACACCGCGCTCGCCGGGCCGTTCGCGCGCGCCGGGCGCGTCGTGCTCGCGTACGGCGAGGCCGCCCCGGTCGTCGCGCGCGACCTCGGCGGGTCGGTTCCGGTCGAGGTGATGGGGCGCGACTTCGCCGAAGTCTGCGGGCGCGCGCGGGCGCTCGCGCGGCCCGGCGACGCGGTCCTGCTCTCGCCGGCGTGCTCGAGCTTCGACATGTTTGCGAACTACGAGGCGCGCGGGGCGGCGTTCCGCGCGCTCGCGGCCGCGTCCGCCTGA
- the murC gene encoding UDP-N-acetylmuramate--L-alanine ligase, with translation MHFVGIAGAGMSALAELFVRRGAAVTGCDTHPEAADDLRALGVAVAAGHDPAHVAGARAVVVTSAVPRTHPELEAARAAGVPVIRRAEALAEAVAGGLTIGIAGTHGKTTTTVMTTEALAAAGLDPTGVVGGRVGAWGGNLRLGSLDAGGHERFVVEADEYDRSFLALTPGVAVVTNVEADHLDIYADLAEIRAAFAEFVGRARRVVLCADDAGANALPARADSEVVRYSAAASGEDVHPDARLVARDVRPGDRGGSACEVACDGRTLGTLALAVPGLHNVRNALAALGVGLLLGAEFAALRRGLEAFRGVERRFERLGEAAGVLVIDDYAHHPTELDATLAAARAAYPGRRIVAAFQPHLYTRTRDFAPEFARALAAADVALVADVYPARERPIAGVTADLVSDAMRGAGAPAAWRGPRDALAGALAERVRAGDVVLTIGAGDVTRTGPELLAALGGTGGA, from the coding sequence GTGCACTTCGTCGGCATCGCCGGTGCCGGGATGAGCGCGCTCGCCGAGCTGTTCGTGCGACGCGGCGCGGCGGTCACGGGATGCGATACGCACCCGGAGGCGGCGGACGACCTGCGCGCGCTCGGCGTGGCGGTCGCGGCCGGGCACGACCCAGCGCACGTCGCGGGCGCACGCGCGGTGGTCGTAACGTCGGCCGTGCCCCGCACGCATCCGGAGCTGGAGGCGGCGCGCGCCGCCGGCGTCCCGGTGATCCGGCGCGCGGAGGCGCTCGCCGAGGCGGTCGCGGGCGGGCTGACGATCGGGATCGCCGGGACGCACGGGAAGACGACGACGACCGTGATGACGACTGAAGCGCTCGCCGCCGCGGGGCTCGATCCGACTGGCGTCGTCGGCGGTCGGGTCGGCGCCTGGGGCGGGAACCTGCGGTTGGGCAGTCTGGACGCGGGCGGGCACGAGCGGTTCGTCGTCGAGGCGGACGAGTACGATCGCTCGTTCCTCGCCCTCACGCCGGGGGTCGCCGTCGTCACGAACGTCGAGGCGGACCACCTCGACATCTACGCCGACCTCGCGGAGATCCGCGCGGCGTTCGCGGAGTTCGTCGGGCGCGCCCGACGCGTCGTGCTGTGCGCCGACGACGCGGGCGCGAACGCGCTGCCGGCGCGGGCGGACTCGGAAGTCGTGCGCTACAGCGCCGCCGCGTCGGGCGAGGACGTCCACCCGGACGCGCGCCTCGTGGCGCGCGACGTCCGGCCGGGCGACCGCGGCGGCTCGGCGTGCGAGGTCGCGTGCGACGGGCGGACGTTAGGCACACTCGCGCTCGCGGTCCCGGGCCTGCACAACGTGCGGAACGCGCTCGCCGCGCTCGGCGTCGGACTGCTGCTCGGGGCGGAGTTCGCGGCGTTGCGTCGCGGGCTCGAGGCGTTCCGCGGCGTCGAGCGCCGCTTCGAGCGGCTCGGGGAGGCCGCGGGCGTGCTCGTGATCGACGACTACGCGCACCACCCGACGGAGCTCGACGCGACGCTCGCCGCGGCGCGCGCGGCGTACCCGGGGCGGCGGATCGTCGCGGCGTTCCAGCCGCACCTGTACACGCGCACGCGGGACTTCGCGCCCGAGTTCGCGCGCGCGCTCGCGGCCGCGGACGTGGCGCTCGTCGCCGACGTGTATCCGGCGCGCGAGCGGCCGATCGCGGGGGTCACGGCCGACCTCGTGAGCGACGCGATGCGCGGGGCGGGCGCTCCGGCCGCCTGGCGCGGCCCGCGCGACGCGCTGGCCGGCGCGCTCGCGGAACGCGTGCGCGCGGGCGACGTCGTGCTCACGATCGGCGCGGGCGACGTCACGCGCACCGGGCCCGAACTGCTCGCCGCGTTAGGCGGTACGGGGGGCGCGTGA
- the recG gene encoding ATP-dependent DNA helicase RecG encodes MPPSRVAPAARLTLDTPVTYLKGVGPARAEALARLGVHTARDLLLHVPHRYEDASTVTRIAALEPGMEGTVIGRVISKGVVPTRKGLRIFQAVVQDASGMLEASWPGQPFLDRVIQKNDMLLLTGSVRFFHGRQLHPREFVNLGPEDAGTAGGRVLSVYPATEGLSFKQIRVLVEAHLDELLPQVREHLPAAMLRDAGVPELPDALRMVHRPAAIAEAMEGRARLAFEELLAWQILHRRANAIAREGRDGVALVNRRELTSKLKATLPFELTGAQTRALREIVMDMTSPRRMHRLLQGDVGSGKTIVALFAALLAMENGMQAAVMVPTELLAEQHHRTFARLLEPLGIEPLLVTGRQGARERRSAAERMARDEPLLVVGTHALVQEATQFARLGFVAIDEQHRFGVEQREALGAKGRAPDVLLMTATPIPRSLALTLHGDLDVSILDEKPPGRQPITSALRPEGARERVLAFVRQQVAAGRQAYIVYPLVSESEKIDLKNATAAYEELGAGAFAGRRLGLLHGKLAGEEKDAVMRAFRDGELDVLVATTVIEVGIDVGNATVMVVEHPERFGLSQLHQLRGRVGRGAEQSYCVLLGDVGQEASERLRVFVGTEDGFEIARADLALRGMGDLFGKQQSGDPAFRIADPMRDEELNLRARAAADLLLAADPELQRPEHRELRAVLGARYARAMELFRVG; translated from the coding sequence GTGCCGCCCTCCCGCGTCGCCCCCGCGGCCCGACTCACGCTCGACACGCCCGTCACGTACCTGAAGGGCGTCGGGCCCGCGCGCGCCGAGGCGCTGGCGCGGCTCGGCGTGCACACGGCGCGCGACCTGCTGCTGCACGTGCCGCACCGGTACGAGGACGCGAGCACGGTCACGCGCATCGCGGCGCTCGAGCCCGGGATGGAGGGCACGGTCATCGGGCGCGTGATCTCGAAGGGCGTGGTGCCCACCCGCAAGGGGTTACGCATCTTCCAGGCGGTGGTCCAGGACGCGAGCGGAATGCTCGAGGCGAGCTGGCCCGGGCAGCCGTTCCTCGACCGCGTGATCCAGAAGAACGACATGCTGCTCCTCACCGGCAGCGTGCGGTTCTTCCACGGCCGTCAGCTGCACCCGCGCGAGTTCGTCAACCTCGGCCCCGAGGACGCGGGGACGGCGGGGGGCCGCGTGTTGTCGGTGTACCCGGCGACCGAGGGGCTCAGCTTCAAGCAGATCCGCGTCCTCGTCGAGGCGCACCTCGACGAGCTGCTGCCGCAGGTGCGCGAGCACCTGCCGGCCGCGATGCTGCGCGACGCCGGGGTGCCCGAACTGCCGGACGCGCTCCGCATGGTCCACCGCCCGGCCGCGATCGCGGAGGCGATGGAGGGGCGCGCGCGGCTGGCGTTCGAGGAACTGCTCGCGTGGCAGATCCTGCACCGCCGAGCCAACGCGATCGCGCGCGAGGGACGGGACGGCGTCGCGCTCGTCAACCGGCGCGAGCTGACGTCGAAGCTCAAGGCGACGCTCCCGTTCGAGCTGACGGGCGCGCAGACGCGCGCCCTCCGCGAGATCGTCATGGACATGACGAGCCCGCGCCGCATGCATCGGCTGCTGCAGGGCGACGTCGGGAGTGGCAAGACGATCGTCGCGCTCTTTGCGGCGCTGCTCGCGATGGAAAACGGGATGCAGGCGGCCGTCATGGTGCCAACCGAGCTGCTCGCCGAGCAGCACCACCGCACGTTCGCGCGCCTGCTCGAGCCGCTCGGCATCGAGCCGCTGCTCGTCACCGGGCGCCAGGGCGCGCGCGAACGGCGCTCGGCGGCGGAGCGCATGGCGCGCGACGAGCCCCTGCTCGTCGTCGGAACGCACGCGCTCGTGCAGGAGGCGACGCAGTTCGCCCGGCTCGGCTTCGTCGCGATCGACGAGCAGCACCGGTTCGGCGTCGAACAGCGGGAGGCGTTAGGCGCGAAGGGGCGGGCGCCCGACGTCCTGCTGATGACCGCGACGCCGATCCCGCGCTCGCTCGCGCTCACCCTGCACGGTGACCTCGACGTGAGCATCCTCGACGAGAAGCCGCCGGGGCGGCAGCCGATCACGAGTGCCTTGCGCCCCGAGGGCGCGCGAGAGCGGGTGTTGGCGTTCGTGCGCCAGCAGGTCGCCGCGGGGCGCCAGGCCTACATCGTCTACCCGCTCGTTTCGGAGAGCGAGAAGATCGATTTGAAGAACGCGACGGCGGCCTACGAGGAGCTCGGCGCCGGCGCGTTCGCCGGCCGCCGGCTCGGGCTGCTGCACGGCAAGCTCGCGGGCGAGGAAAAGGACGCGGTCATGCGCGCGTTCCGCGACGGGGAGCTCGACGTGCTGGTCGCGACGACCGTGATCGAGGTCGGGATTGACGTCGGGAACGCGACCGTGATGGTCGTCGAGCACCCCGAGCGCTTCGGACTGTCGCAGCTTCACCAGCTGCGCGGGCGCGTCGGGCGCGGAGCGGAGCAGAGCTACTGCGTCCTGTTAGGCGACGTGGGGCAGGAGGCGTCCGAGCGTTTGCGGGTGTTCGTCGGGACGGAGGACGGCTTCGAGATCGCGCGCGCGGACCTCGCGCTGCGCGGGATGGGCGACCTGTTCGGCAAACAGCAGAGCGGCGACCCCGCGTTCCGCATCGCGGACCCGATGCGCGATGAGGAGCTCAACCTGCGCGCGCGCGCGGCCGCGGACCTGCTGCTCGCCGCCGATCCGGAGTTGCAGCGTCCCGAACACCGCGAGCTGCGAGCGGTGCTCGGCGCGCGGTACGCGCGCGCGATGGAGCTGTTCCGGGTCGGGTGA
- the ftsY gene encoding signal recognition particle receptor FtsY, with translation MARLFRREGDAPKRSLWQRFKDVANADVGVLLRGGVREGSLEQLEEGLLAADFGVPTTLELVDKIGGYAQKGYIRTEAEFQDALRRLVEAELREGNSDVALHAPPSGPAVILVVGVNGAGKTTFIGKLAARLRKERKRVLVGAGDTFRAGAIDQLRVWAERAGAEFVGAKPGTDPAAVAFDAVDAAVTRGSDVVIIDTAGRLHTSDGLMQEMKKVHRVVAKRLPGAPHETLLVLDGTIGQNAVQQARQFTEAVPVTGIVITKLDSTAKGGIVVAVHEALDLPIKFVGTGEAADDLEPFDPASFARELAEA, from the coding sequence ATGGCCCGGCTATTTCGCCGCGAGGGCGACGCGCCCAAACGCTCGCTCTGGCAACGGTTCAAGGACGTCGCGAACGCCGACGTCGGCGTACTGCTGCGCGGCGGCGTCAGGGAGGGCTCGCTCGAGCAACTCGAAGAGGGGCTGCTCGCCGCGGACTTCGGCGTGCCGACGACACTCGAGCTCGTCGACAAGATCGGCGGATATGCGCAAAAGGGTTATATCCGGACCGAGGCCGAGTTCCAGGACGCGCTGCGGCGTCTCGTCGAGGCGGAGCTGCGCGAGGGGAACAGCGACGTCGCGCTGCACGCGCCGCCGAGCGGGCCGGCGGTGATCCTCGTCGTCGGCGTGAACGGGGCGGGGAAGACCACGTTCATCGGCAAGCTCGCGGCGCGGTTGCGGAAGGAGCGGAAGCGCGTGCTCGTCGGCGCGGGCGACACGTTCCGCGCCGGCGCGATCGACCAGCTGCGCGTGTGGGCGGAGCGCGCCGGCGCGGAATTCGTCGGCGCGAAGCCAGGCACCGACCCCGCCGCGGTGGCCTTCGACGCGGTGGACGCGGCGGTCACGCGCGGGTCGGACGTCGTGATCATCGACACCGCCGGGCGGCTGCACACGAGCGACGGGCTGATGCAGGAGATGAAGAAGGTGCACCGCGTCGTCGCGAAGCGGCTCCCCGGCGCGCCGCACGAGACGCTGCTCGTGCTCGACGGGACGATCGGCCAGAACGCCGTGCAGCAGGCGAGGCAGTTCACCGAGGCGGTGCCGGTCACGGGGATCGTGATCACGAAGCTCGACAGCACGGCGAAGGGTGGCATCGTTGTCGCGGTGCACGAGGCGCTCGACCTGCCGATCAAGTTCGTCGGCACGGGCGAGGCGGCGGACGACCTGGAGCCGTTCGACCCGGCGTCGTTCGCGCGGGAGCTCGCCGAGGCCTAA